TGGTAAGGGCATATCAACACCAAACAAAATGGTGAAGATTGACGATCTAACAAAGTCGAATGTTGGAGACTCTACACAAACAGCTGACTTAAAGAACTATGTCACGCTTGTAGGGTATGATGACGGCGGTCTTTTCAAAGAAACCACCCCTAACATTGGTGGACTCTTGCGATCTTCATCCATGGTGACCATTCGCGATCCACACATTCGTATTCGTCGCGACGAGAAATATCCCGACTATCGCAAAAAATTGATCAATGGCGATAAAATCAATGAAATTAACATCGTTGAACTTGATAACATCAATGGTGTTTGGAAGATTGTTGTGAAGTACAGTATTAAAGATGTGTACTTTTCAAGCGTTGATCTTTCTAGAGACGACAATGATGAAGTTGTGATATTCTATCGTCCAAGAATTATACAAGTAACGCATACGCCCTATGATAAAGACGGTAAAGCAAAGGGGAACACGTCAACAACCTTCAATGCTGAAACAGGGCAGTTACAATAAAGGACTAGATGCCAAAGAGACCTTTAAAACAAAAAACCTTAAAGATCAAAGGGGCTTATCCGCCCCTTTTTGATCGTTTAACGGATAATGATCCCACGACCTTAAGTGAAAACATCCATGATGTTCTTCTCGATTTTGAAGGACTCAAGGCATCCCTTGAAGATGAACTAACAATGATTCTCAACACAAGACATTCTTCAAAAGATAAAGCCAAAGAAGCCACCTATGATTCTTTATCTGATTATGTTCTGCCTCAATTTTATGGGTTAAGTGATTTTTCTTGGTTTGAGGTGTCCAGTCTTGCAGGTCGTCAAAACATGGCTGAAGAAATTGCTCAAACCATCGAACATTTTGAGCCCAGATTTAAGAACGTTTCGGTCAAAATCATCGATATCAATCCCCATACGCTTGCTCTTGAGGCCCGATTAGACGGCGATATAACCTTAGGATCTTTTTCAAAAAAGGTCAGCTTCCCCATC
The sequence above is drawn from the Candidatus Nucleicultrix amoebiphila FS5 genome and encodes:
- the tssE gene encoding type VI secretion system baseplate subunit TssE — translated: MPKRPLKQKTLKIKGAYPPLFDRLTDNDPTTLSENIHDVLLDFEGLKASLEDELTMILNTRHSSKDKAKEATYDSLSDYVLPQFYGLSDFSWFEVSSLAGRQNMAEEIAQTIEHFEPRFKNVSVKIIDINPHTLALEARLDGDITLGSFSKKVSFPILLENLIVKDEEKAAS